One region of Zingiber officinale cultivar Zhangliang chromosome 7B, Zo_v1.1, whole genome shotgun sequence genomic DNA includes:
- the LOC122007010 gene encoding sulfate transporter 2.1-like isoform X2 — protein MRSDVDPAVAPEAGHGFRAPTFALLLNAPRPPSLWKEVSGSLRGAFLPELGNTTTTLPYSFSKWILSILHGLFPVLDWGTTYSLSSFKSDLMAGLTLASLGIPQSIGYANLAKLEPEYGLYTSLVPPLIYAVMGTSRDIAIGPVAVISLLLSSMAQKTVDPAADPAGYRKLVLTSTFFAGVFQTSFGFFRLGFMVDFLSHATIVGFMGAAAIVIGMQQLKGLLGLKHFTNSTDVVSVIKAVWLALRHHSWLPPNFLIGSSFLIFILTLRFIGTKRKRYFWLAAIGPLLSVILSTLMVYLTRADRHGVRIIQGVKKGLNPSSIEQIELSGGALVGDAAKIGLICAIIALTEAVAVGRSFAAVKGYQLDGNKEMVAMGFMNIAGSCSSCYVATGSFSRTAVNARAGCKTTVSNVVMAIAVLVSLELLTRLLYYTPVAVLASIILSALPGLVDVKEACNIWRVDKMDFLACIGAFLGVLFGSVEIGLLAAVIISFAKITIGALRPSIEMLGRVQGTDVFLSVRQYPSAIKTPNLLIIRIDSPFFCFMNANLIRERLGDGEGSREDQSSGDRHVKGHEHRHLWPRSYQRDTQETSF, from the exons ATGAGGTCCGACGTCGACCCTGCCGTCGCTCCCGAAGCCGGCCATGGCTTCCGAGCGCCGACATTTGCTCTGCTGCTGAACGCACCACGGCCACCGTCGCTCTGGAAGGAGGTGTCAGGGTCATTGAGGGGCGCCTTTCTTCCCGAGCTGGGAAACACCACTACTACGCTTCCTTATTCCTTCTCCAAATGGATCCTCTCCATCCTCCACGGCCTCTTCCCTGTCCTCGACTGGGGCACGACCTACAGCCTCAGCTCCTTTAAGAGCGACCTCATGGCCGGACTAACTCTCGCCAGCCTCGGAATTCcacaa AGCATCGGATACGCTAATCTCGCTAAGCTCGAACCTGAATACGGCCTTT ACACGAGCCTGGTGCCGCCTTTGATCTACGCTGTGATGGGGACTTCCAGAGACATAGCGATCGGCCCCGTCGCTGTCATTTCTCTGCTGCTCTCGTCCATGGCTCAGAAAACAGTGGATCCTGCTGCTGACCCTGCTGGCTACAGGAAGCTGGTCCTCACCTCCACTTTCTTCGCCGGAGTCTTCCAGACTTCCTTCGGATTCTTCAG ACTAGGTTTCATGGTGGACTTCCTTTCGCATGCCACGATCGTGGGGTTCATGGGGGCGGCAGCCATTGTGATAGGCATGCAGCAGCTGAAAGGCCTCCTGGGGCTCAAACACTTCACCAACAGCACCGATGTGGTCTCCGTGATCAAAGCTGTTTGGCTCGCACTCCGCCATCACTCT TGGCTCCCTCCTAATTTCCTGATCGGAAGCTCATTCCTCATATTCATCCTCACACTGAGATTCATA GGTACGAAGAGAAAGAGATACTTTTGGCTGGCTGCCATCGGTCCCCTGCTCTCCGTCATTCTATCGACGCTGATGGTGTACTTGACCAGAGCTGACAGGCACGGAGTCAGAATCATTCAGGGAGTTAAGAAGGGGTTGAACCCGAGTTCGATCGAGCAGATCGAGCTGAGCGGCGGGGCTCTCGTAGGCGATGCGGCAAAGATCGGGCTCATTTGTGCGATCATCGCGCTCACG GAGGCTGTCGCTGTTGGGAGGTCGTTTGCCGCGGTGAAGGGCTACCAGCTGGACGGCAACAAAGAAATGGTGGCGATGGGTTTCATGAACATCGCCGGCTCCTGCTCTTCGTGCTACGTCGCCACAG GGTCGTTCTCGAGGACGGCGGTGAACGCGCGTGCGGGATGCAAGACGACGGTCTCCAACGTGGTGATGGCGATCGCCGTGCTGGTGTCGCTGGAGCTGCTGACCAGGCTGCTGTACTACACTCCGGTGGCGGTGCTCGCCTCCATCATCCTCTCCGCCCTCCCCGGGCTCGTCGACGTCAAGGAGGCCTGCAACATCTGGAGAGTGGACAAGATGGATTTCCTGGCCTGCATCGGTGCTTTTCTCGGCGTCTTGTTTGGATCCGTCGAGATCGGCCTTCTAGCCGCA GTGATCATCTCCTTTGCTAAGATAACCATCGGGGCACTCCGGCCGAGCATCGAAATGCTAGGGAGAGTTCAAGGCACAGATGTGTTTCTCAGCGTGAGACAGTATCCTTCAGCCATTAAAACACCAAACTTGCTCATAATCCGCATCGACTCTCCATTCTTCTGCTTCATGAATGCCAACTTGATCAGAGAAAG GTTGGGCGACGGAGAAGGGAGCAGGGAAGATCAAAGCAGTGGTGATCGACATGTCAA AGGTCATGAGCATCGACACCTCTGGCCTCGCAGCTATCAAAGAGATACTCAAGAAACTTCCTTCTAG
- the LOC122007010 gene encoding sulfate transporter 2.1-like isoform X1, with the protein MRSDVDPAVAPEAGHGFRAPTFALLLNAPRPPSLWKEVSGSLRGAFLPELGNTTTTLPYSFSKWILSILHGLFPVLDWGTTYSLSSFKSDLMAGLTLASLGIPQSIGYANLAKLEPEYGLYTSLVPPLIYAVMGTSRDIAIGPVAVISLLLSSMAQKTVDPAADPAGYRKLVLTSTFFAGVFQTSFGFFRLGFMVDFLSHATIVGFMGAAAIVIGMQQLKGLLGLKHFTNSTDVVSVIKAVWLALRHHSWLPPNFLIGSSFLIFILTLRFIGTKRKRYFWLAAIGPLLSVILSTLMVYLTRADRHGVRIIQGVKKGLNPSSIEQIELSGGALVGDAAKIGLICAIIALTEAVAVGRSFAAVKGYQLDGNKEMVAMGFMNIAGSCSSCYVATGSFSRTAVNARAGCKTTVSNVVMAIAVLVSLELLTRLLYYTPVAVLASIILSALPGLVDVKEACNIWRVDKMDFLACIGAFLGVLFGSVEIGLLAAVIISFAKITIGALRPSIEMLGRVQGTDVFLSVRQYPSAIKTPNLLIIRIDSPFFCFMNANLIRERIVGWATEKGAGKIKAVVIDMSKVMSIDTSGLAAIKEILKKLPSSNIKVGVVNPGWQVINKMKLAGIVDENAGSWMFLSVSEAVEACDVAMNDVKEGAFSV; encoded by the exons ATGAGGTCCGACGTCGACCCTGCCGTCGCTCCCGAAGCCGGCCATGGCTTCCGAGCGCCGACATTTGCTCTGCTGCTGAACGCACCACGGCCACCGTCGCTCTGGAAGGAGGTGTCAGGGTCATTGAGGGGCGCCTTTCTTCCCGAGCTGGGAAACACCACTACTACGCTTCCTTATTCCTTCTCCAAATGGATCCTCTCCATCCTCCACGGCCTCTTCCCTGTCCTCGACTGGGGCACGACCTACAGCCTCAGCTCCTTTAAGAGCGACCTCATGGCCGGACTAACTCTCGCCAGCCTCGGAATTCcacaa AGCATCGGATACGCTAATCTCGCTAAGCTCGAACCTGAATACGGCCTTT ACACGAGCCTGGTGCCGCCTTTGATCTACGCTGTGATGGGGACTTCCAGAGACATAGCGATCGGCCCCGTCGCTGTCATTTCTCTGCTGCTCTCGTCCATGGCTCAGAAAACAGTGGATCCTGCTGCTGACCCTGCTGGCTACAGGAAGCTGGTCCTCACCTCCACTTTCTTCGCCGGAGTCTTCCAGACTTCCTTCGGATTCTTCAG ACTAGGTTTCATGGTGGACTTCCTTTCGCATGCCACGATCGTGGGGTTCATGGGGGCGGCAGCCATTGTGATAGGCATGCAGCAGCTGAAAGGCCTCCTGGGGCTCAAACACTTCACCAACAGCACCGATGTGGTCTCCGTGATCAAAGCTGTTTGGCTCGCACTCCGCCATCACTCT TGGCTCCCTCCTAATTTCCTGATCGGAAGCTCATTCCTCATATTCATCCTCACACTGAGATTCATA GGTACGAAGAGAAAGAGATACTTTTGGCTGGCTGCCATCGGTCCCCTGCTCTCCGTCATTCTATCGACGCTGATGGTGTACTTGACCAGAGCTGACAGGCACGGAGTCAGAATCATTCAGGGAGTTAAGAAGGGGTTGAACCCGAGTTCGATCGAGCAGATCGAGCTGAGCGGCGGGGCTCTCGTAGGCGATGCGGCAAAGATCGGGCTCATTTGTGCGATCATCGCGCTCACG GAGGCTGTCGCTGTTGGGAGGTCGTTTGCCGCGGTGAAGGGCTACCAGCTGGACGGCAACAAAGAAATGGTGGCGATGGGTTTCATGAACATCGCCGGCTCCTGCTCTTCGTGCTACGTCGCCACAG GGTCGTTCTCGAGGACGGCGGTGAACGCGCGTGCGGGATGCAAGACGACGGTCTCCAACGTGGTGATGGCGATCGCCGTGCTGGTGTCGCTGGAGCTGCTGACCAGGCTGCTGTACTACACTCCGGTGGCGGTGCTCGCCTCCATCATCCTCTCCGCCCTCCCCGGGCTCGTCGACGTCAAGGAGGCCTGCAACATCTGGAGAGTGGACAAGATGGATTTCCTGGCCTGCATCGGTGCTTTTCTCGGCGTCTTGTTTGGATCCGTCGAGATCGGCCTTCTAGCCGCA GTGATCATCTCCTTTGCTAAGATAACCATCGGGGCACTCCGGCCGAGCATCGAAATGCTAGGGAGAGTTCAAGGCACAGATGTGTTTCTCAGCGTGAGACAGTATCCTTCAGCCATTAAAACACCAAACTTGCTCATAATCCGCATCGACTCTCCATTCTTCTGCTTCATGAATGCCAACTTGATCAGAGAAAG GATCGTAGGTTGGGCGACGGAGAAGGGAGCAGGGAAGATCAAAGCAGTGGTGATCGACATGTCAA AGGTCATGAGCATCGACACCTCTGGCCTCGCAGCTATCAAAGAGATACTCAAGAAACTTCCTTCTAGTAATATTAAG GTAGGTGTGGTTAACCCTGGATGGCAAGTGATTAACAAGATGAAGCTGGCCGGCATTGTGGACGAGAATGCAGGATCATGGATGTTTCTCAGTGTCAGCGAAGCTGTTGAAGCGTGTGATGTCGCCATGAATGATGTGAAGGAAGGTGCTTTTAGTGTTTGA